The Brenneria rubrifaciens genome has a window encoding:
- the tssH gene encoding type VI secretion system ATPase TssH: MIRIELTTLVERLNPVCRHMLEEAAALCIQHQGAEIRIEHLLMKMLETPFCDVRQILKRAGVDADELSPLLLSSSGDKEFDAGYPSFSPLLVEWLQDSWLLASAEFRHAHLRSGVLLLVLLMTPNRYLSAAASRPLAQINRELLRQQFDEWVKESVETEVAVARSATPDQAAASTQLSRYTQNVTDAARQGQLDPVLCRDHEIDLMIDILSRRRKNNPIVVGEAGVGKSALIEGLALRIVAGLVPERLREVELLTLDLGAMQAGASVKGEFEKRFKGVMQEVKTAPRPVILFIDEAHTLIGAGNQAGGLDVSNLLKPALARGELRTIAATTWSEYKKYVEKDAALSRRFQLVKVGEPDTEQATVILRGLRGIYEQAHGVLIDEAALQAAAQLSARYISGRQLPDKAIDVLDTACARVAINLTTPPRAVGQLRTRLHQQEMEIAQLVRQGRIGLGDTAERLAELRADCEVEAAALAQLEADWQQQKTRVQQVIEWRTALLADQQPDDFDAENAASELAACERELEALQQSSVLVSPHVDKTQIAAVIAEWTGVPLNRISQGELDVVTRLPDYLSDLIKGQQLAIAQLHKHLLTARADLRRPGRPLGAFLLVGPSGVGKTETVVQVADLMFGGRHYLTTINMSEYQEKHTVSRLIGSPPGYVGFGEGGVLTEAIRQKPYSVVLLDEVEKAHPDVLNLFYQAFDKGELADGEGRVIDCRNVVFFLTSNLGFQTIVGYAAQPDVLLDALYPELAAFFKPALLARMEVIPFLPLGHDTLVEIVQGKLSRLVSLLQQRFGAEVVIDDAVPEEILRLANRSENGARMLESVIDGALLPPVSLQLLQRMSSGQSVSHIHFRVEEGQFQSVVEG; the protein is encoded by the coding sequence GTGATCCGTATCGAACTGACGACGCTGGTTGAACGACTCAACCCCGTGTGCCGCCATATGCTGGAAGAGGCGGCGGCACTCTGTATTCAGCATCAAGGCGCGGAAATCCGCATTGAGCACCTGTTGATGAAAATGCTGGAAACGCCATTCTGCGATGTGCGCCAGATCCTCAAACGCGCCGGTGTAGACGCCGACGAACTCTCTCCATTGCTCCTGTCTTCCTCGGGGGATAAAGAGTTTGACGCCGGTTATCCCTCATTCTCTCCTTTGCTGGTGGAATGGTTGCAGGATAGCTGGCTACTGGCTTCCGCCGAGTTTCGACATGCGCATCTGCGCAGCGGCGTGCTGTTGCTGGTATTGCTTATGACGCCCAACCGTTATTTATCGGCGGCGGCGTCACGGCCATTGGCGCAAATCAACCGTGAACTGCTGCGTCAGCAGTTTGATGAGTGGGTGAAAGAGTCGGTTGAAACCGAAGTCGCCGTCGCTCGCTCGGCCACACCCGATCAGGCCGCCGCCAGTACGCAGCTTTCCCGCTATACCCAGAACGTGACCGACGCCGCCCGGCAGGGGCAGCTCGATCCGGTGCTGTGCCGCGACCATGAAATTGATCTGATGATCGATATTCTGTCCCGGCGGCGTAAAAATAACCCGATTGTGGTAGGTGAGGCGGGGGTCGGGAAAAGTGCGCTGATTGAAGGGCTGGCGCTGCGCATTGTCGCAGGGCTGGTGCCGGAAAGACTGCGTGAGGTGGAACTGCTGACGCTGGATTTGGGCGCGATGCAGGCCGGCGCATCGGTCAAAGGGGAGTTTGAAAAGCGTTTCAAAGGCGTGATGCAGGAAGTGAAAACCGCGCCTCGCCCGGTGATCCTGTTTATTGATGAAGCGCACACCCTGATCGGCGCGGGTAATCAGGCGGGTGGGCTGGACGTCTCCAACTTGCTCAAGCCCGCGCTGGCGCGTGGAGAATTGCGCACCATTGCGGCGACCACCTGGAGCGAATACAAAAAATACGTGGAGAAAGACGCGGCGCTGTCCCGTCGTTTCCAACTGGTCAAGGTCGGGGAGCCGGATACGGAACAGGCGACCGTCATTCTGCGCGGCCTGCGCGGCATTTATGAACAAGCACACGGCGTACTGATTGATGAGGCGGCGCTACAGGCGGCGGCTCAGCTTTCCGCCCGCTATATTTCCGGCCGCCAATTGCCTGACAAGGCGATTGACGTACTGGATACCGCCTGCGCCCGCGTGGCGATTAATCTCACCACACCACCGCGCGCGGTCGGCCAATTGCGCACCCGTTTGCATCAGCAGGAGATGGAAATCGCGCAACTTGTGCGTCAGGGACGGATCGGTCTGGGCGACACGGCGGAGCGACTGGCCGAGCTGCGCGCCGACTGTGAGGTGGAAGCGGCGGCGCTGGCGCAGTTGGAAGCGGACTGGCAGCAGCAGAAAACGCGAGTGCAGCAGGTGATCGAATGGCGCACCGCATTGCTTGCCGACCAACAGCCTGATGATTTCGACGCGGAAAACGCGGCGTCGGAACTGGCCGCGTGCGAGCGCGAACTGGAGGCGCTACAACAGTCGTCAGTGCTGGTCAGCCCTCACGTGGATAAAACCCAGATTGCGGCGGTGATCGCCGAGTGGACGGGCGTGCCGCTCAACCGGATTTCACAAGGCGAACTGGACGTGGTGACGCGCCTGCCGGATTATCTGAGCGACCTGATTAAAGGCCAGCAGTTAGCGATAGCCCAACTGCACAAACACCTGCTGACCGCGCGCGCCGACCTGCGTCGGCCCGGCCGTCCGCTGGGAGCTTTCCTGTTGGTGGGGCCGAGCGGCGTCGGGAAAACCGAAACCGTGGTGCAGGTCGCCGATCTGATGTTTGGTGGTCGTCACTATCTGACCACCATTAATATGTCTGAATATCAGGAAAAACATACGGTATCGCGCCTGATTGGTTCGCCGCCGGGCTATGTCGGGTTTGGCGAAGGCGGCGTACTGACCGAAGCCATTCGCCAGAAACCCTATTCGGTGGTACTGCTGGATGAAGTGGAAAAAGCGCATCCAGACGTGCTCAATCTGTTCTATCAGGCGTTCGATAAAGGCGAACTGGCGGATGGCGAAGGGCGGGTAATCGACTGTCGCAATGTGGTGTTTTTCCTGACCTCCAACCTTGGATTCCAGACGATCGTCGGTTACGCCGCGCAACCGGACGTTTTACTGGATGCGCTCTATCCTGAATTGGCGGCGTTTTTCAAGCCCGCATTGCTGGCGCGAATGGAAGTGATTCCTTTTCTGCCGCTGGGTCATGACACGCTGGTCGAGATCGTTCAGGGCAAACTTTCCCGTCTGGTGAGTCTGCTGCAACAGCGTTTTGGCGCCGAGGTGGTCATTGACGATGCGGTGCCGGAAGAGATTCTGCGGCTGGCCAATCGCAGCGAGAACGGCGCGCGGATGCTGGAGTCGGTCATTGACGGCGCGCTGCTGCCGCCGGTATCGCTGCAACTACTACAGCGTATGTCATCAGGACAGTCGGTCAGTCATATTCATTTCCGCGTAGAAGAAGGCCAGTTCCAATCGGTGGTGGAGGGCTGA
- a CDS encoding sigma-54 interaction domain-containing protein, which produces MQYALELALSLTRQRDEAGLRDWLLDTVQEAWQPQGMLLGMVDISGRQLICNCRVRRTPVSLVLGVDDFSHPLAYVLHKNQVRTWDSLYGGARIEHRAFRQMLAEAGTACGLHALPLLSDSGKPLAVLALLDMPDRLRELHRSGDCGRLVQVFCRQLTLLDELGRVQREQTALRKSLRQMKDEGQQQRHREKRVEETLIGQSAVVRELRQQIFQAASHRLSVLIQGETGSGKEVVARLLHQCSGRAEKPFVAINCAAIPENLIESELFGYQKGAFSGAQTNKAGLVAQANGGTLFLDEVGDMPQPMQAKLLRVLETHSFRSLGADKESHSDFRVVAATHQPLEQRVSEGVFRQDLYHRLCQCLLPVAPLRERPDDISLLCEHFIGRFARQQQKSVGPLHRTFLKQLLGYDFPGNVRELKNLLEVACAHTPEGELLSLASLPPELRDRLGGETTVSNDDFQHIHDLRIATQQYEAAVIQARLHQFQGNRVLVAESLNIPKRTLDHKCQKLEVN; this is translated from the coding sequence ATGCAATACGCCCTCGAACTTGCGCTTTCTCTCACTCGCCAGCGGGACGAAGCCGGTCTGCGCGACTGGCTGCTCGATACGGTGCAGGAAGCCTGGCAGCCGCAAGGCATGTTGCTGGGCATGGTGGATATCAGCGGACGTCAACTGATTTGCAACTGCCGGGTGCGTCGCACGCCGGTGTCGCTGGTACTGGGGGTGGATGATTTCAGTCATCCGCTCGCCTACGTGTTGCATAAAAATCAGGTTCGCACCTGGGATTCACTGTATGGCGGCGCCCGCATTGAACATCGGGCGTTTCGCCAGATGCTGGCGGAAGCGGGAACCGCCTGCGGGCTGCATGCGTTGCCGTTGTTATCGGACAGCGGTAAACCGTTGGCGGTCCTGGCGTTGCTGGATATGCCGGATCGACTGCGGGAACTGCATCGAAGCGGCGACTGCGGGCGTCTGGTTCAGGTCTTTTGCCGCCAGTTGACGCTGCTTGACGAGTTGGGACGTGTCCAGCGGGAGCAGACGGCGCTAAGAAAATCACTGCGGCAGATGAAGGATGAGGGACAGCAGCAGCGCCACCGGGAAAAACGGGTCGAGGAAACGCTCATCGGCCAGTCAGCGGTAGTCAGAGAACTGCGTCAGCAGATTTTTCAGGCGGCCAGTCATCGGCTTTCGGTGCTGATCCAGGGTGAAACCGGTTCCGGCAAAGAGGTGGTGGCGCGTTTGCTGCACCAGTGCTCCGGGCGTGCGGAGAAGCCGTTTGTCGCCATTAACTGCGCGGCGATTCCCGAGAACCTGATCGAAAGCGAACTGTTTGGTTATCAGAAAGGCGCGTTTTCCGGCGCGCAAACCAACAAGGCAGGACTGGTGGCGCAGGCCAATGGCGGCACGCTGTTTCTGGATGAAGTGGGCGATATGCCGCAGCCCATGCAGGCCAAACTGTTGCGGGTGCTGGAAACCCACAGTTTCCGGTCGTTAGGGGCCGACAAGGAAAGTCATTCTGATTTCCGAGTCGTTGCCGCCACCCATCAGCCGCTGGAACAGCGGGTTTCAGAGGGCGTTTTTCGTCAGGATCTCTATCACCGGCTCTGTCAGTGTCTGTTACCGGTGGCGCCGCTGCGCGAACGGCCGGACGACATCAGTTTGCTGTGTGAACACTTTATCGGGCGGTTTGCCCGCCAGCAGCAGAAGAGCGTGGGGCCGTTGCACCGAACCTTCCTTAAACAGCTGTTGGGGTATGACTTCCCCGGGAATGTGCGGGAACTCAAGAATCTGCTGGAAGTGGCCTGTGCGCATACGCCGGAGGGCGAACTCCTGAGCCTTGCCTCATTACCGCCGGAACTGCGTGATCGGTTAGGCGGCGAAACGACGGTGAGCAATGACGATTTTCAACATATTCACGACTTGCGTATCGCTACGCAGCAATATGAGGCCGCGGTTATTCAGGCGCGCCTGCACCAGTTTCAGGGCAACCGCGTGCTGGTGGCGGAAAGTCTCAATATCCCGAAACGCACGCTCGATCACAAATGCCAGAAACTGGAGGTGAACTGA
- the vasI gene encoding type VI secretion system-associated protein VasI — MFLTMVPLLLAATGSPDPAWQALWEQCRDETSPQIRLACYDALSREAGHSGADTKPATESAFQLGREAESGDLTLTRVLADGNVLVIGCASNITHLRLTLSKPWEGETVSSLLDGVKAPDNWFIRNRGLLLEFGRGLPAIDALKRWNGHQELALTGAGGYVLRIDLAGLGEALTPLRQQCRW; from the coding sequence ATGTTCCTGACGATGGTTCCTCTGCTGCTTGCGGCGACGGGCTCGCCCGATCCCGCCTGGCAAGCGTTGTGGGAACAGTGCCGCGATGAAACTTCACCGCAGATTCGGCTGGCCTGTTATGACGCGCTGAGTCGGGAGGCCGGACATTCGGGCGCTGACACTAAGCCGGCGACGGAAAGCGCGTTCCAGCTCGGACGTGAAGCGGAAAGCGGCGATCTGACCCTAACGCGCGTCCTGGCGGACGGCAATGTGCTGGTGATCGGCTGTGCCAGCAACATCACGCATTTAAGGCTGACCCTCAGCAAGCCCTGGGAAGGCGAAACGGTTTCGTCGCTGCTGGACGGCGTGAAGGCGCCGGACAACTGGTTTATTCGCAACCGGGGGCTGTTGCTGGAGTTTGGGCGCGGCTTGCCGGCCATTGACGCGTTGAAGCGCTGGAACGGTCATCAGGAACTGGCGCTGACCGGCGCTGGCGGCTACGTATTGCGCATCGATCTCGCCGGATTGGGCGAAGCGCTGACGCCGCTGCGCCAACAGTGCCGCTGGTAG
- the tssA gene encoding type VI secretion system protein TssA, producing the protein MPAHPWCKRLLTPLPDEMLRAAVAADDPLWEMIETELVKLGSLAHSQVDLNAVAGHCLTLLESRTKDMRVLVQLLRCLQHPAKATPFATALMLLDSWLAAYWTQAWPSSQMQKQRLMIQIIRRFESAMPRMAERASAAELSQLQQLAASLANRWCVLAEDKADLTDELLRGISRARERHQAQANPAVSVLSVSQSEATVASGADDEAISSPASAIAVNTADERGWRQTQLNVAAVLIERQPDDPVGYRLRRHAIWSGIVAPPMASRGNKTQLAPVSPDRVNEYHGAIEQADLALWARIEQSLTLAPYWFDGHRLSASVATRLGHAAVASAIAEELTVFLNRLPALRELTFSDGAPFLTEECSQWLHSAPGRGGSERQDDLATEAAACRTEQGMAAALSLLDERMRRLKTPRDRFYAELVLADLLAEEGMKALAAQHYQHLWQESQQLGLMQWEPGMVSRLERLAASHKK; encoded by the coding sequence ATGCCTGCGCACCCCTGGTGTAAACGCCTGCTGACGCCGCTGCCTGACGAGATGCTGCGTGCGGCGGTGGCGGCAGACGATCCGCTGTGGGAGATGATAGAAACCGAACTGGTGAAGCTGGGGTCATTGGCGCACAGCCAGGTGGATCTTAATGCGGTGGCCGGTCACTGCCTGACATTGCTGGAAAGCCGCACCAAAGATATGCGGGTGCTGGTTCAACTGTTGCGTTGTTTGCAGCATCCGGCCAAAGCCACGCCCTTTGCCACCGCGCTGATGTTGCTGGATAGCTGGCTGGCGGCCTACTGGACGCAGGCATGGCCCTCCAGCCAAATGCAGAAGCAGAGACTGATGATCCAAATTATCCGGCGTTTCGAGAGTGCGATGCCGCGTATGGCGGAGCGCGCTTCCGCTGCGGAGCTGAGCCAGCTACAGCAACTGGCGGCGTCGCTGGCGAACCGCTGGTGTGTTCTGGCGGAAGACAAGGCCGATCTGACGGACGAACTGTTGCGCGGAATCAGTCGCGCCAGGGAGCGCCATCAGGCGCAGGCTAATCCGGCTGTCAGCGTCCTGTCCGTCAGTCAGAGCGAGGCGACAGTAGCATCGGGCGCCGACGACGAGGCGATATCGTCACCAGCCAGCGCGATAGCGGTGAATACCGCCGACGAGCGTGGCTGGCGCCAGACCCAGTTGAATGTGGCGGCGGTGCTGATCGAGCGTCAGCCGGATGACCCGGTAGGCTATCGGTTACGCCGCCATGCCATCTGGTCGGGGATCGTCGCTCCGCCTATGGCTTCGCGCGGTAATAAAACCCAACTGGCGCCGGTTTCGCCCGATCGGGTGAATGAATATCACGGCGCGATCGAGCAGGCGGATTTGGCGCTATGGGCGCGTATTGAACAGAGTCTGACACTGGCCCCTTACTGGTTTGACGGCCACAGGCTGTCGGCGTCCGTCGCAACCCGTCTGGGGCATGCCGCGGTCGCCAGCGCCATCGCTGAAGAACTGACGGTTTTTCTTAACCGTCTGCCGGCGTTACGTGAACTGACTTTCAGCGATGGCGCGCCATTTCTGACGGAGGAGTGCAGCCAGTGGTTGCATTCAGCGCCGGGGCGGGGGGGCAGTGAACGGCAGGACGATCTCGCCACGGAAGCCGCCGCCTGCCGGACGGAACAAGGCATGGCGGCGGCGCTGTCGTTGCTGGATGAACGAATGCGCCGTCTGAAGACGCCCCGCGATCGTTTTTATGCCGAACTGGTGCTGGCGGATTTGCTGGCTGAGGAAGGCATGAAAGCGCTGGCGGCACAACACTATCAACACTTGTGGCAGGAGAGCCAGCAACTGGGCCTGATGCAGTGGGAGCCGGGAATGGTCAGCCGTTTGGAACGGCTGGCCGCTTCCCACAAAAAATAA
- the tssM gene encoding type VI secretion system membrane subunit TssM, with the protein MFKTIVTFLRQQLPKLKPSWLLLGAILWVVALGLAWWLGPRLTLGEMRPLQSVWARVVFTLIWLWLAFCYSAWRVWRRVRQWDLAHRKQQTIKQDPLQVYVDSQQTFLDRWLAAFQAQFGKRALYAMPWYLTIGLAGSGKSSLINRANPANKLNPKLDAELREYADDQQVSSWVGESAVIWDPSGQLFAQPKSDDDPAERRYARLWQHLLQWLNLNRHRQPLNGVVLTLDIAWLAQAGVAERKAYAQVMKARLQEVAAIINTRLPLYVTLTRLDMLSGFDRVYRQLNREARQAVLGVTFTLEASHGKDWLEELTLFWDEWVTHLNDNLPEMLLSQSDRSVRNSVFAFVRQLAGLKDYVVDVLTETLANGEAQFIVRGVYASSVYQQGVPFDAFAQSASRRYQLPEPVNSALRGESNTFFVQRLFSNVIFPEAGLAGENRLHRLYRRRRLGIGLGCMMAASLMLIGGWHYFYRVNEEAGRNVLTKAQAFIGTNELEGQPGFGYQQLPRLNLIRDATLSFGNYHERTPLLADLGLYQGDEIGPYVEGSYLQMLNQRFLPAVMQGLLEDLNQAPANSEQKLTILRVMRMLDDASGRNKALVEQFMAQRWQRAFPGQGRVQEQLMRHLDYALDRTDWHQARERRDAVAIETFAPFSDPIARAQRELSKLPLYQRVYQSLVMKAAQALPPDLAIRDEVGPTFDPVFSPRSDKAGYVPRLLTYPGFSNYYLKQDKALLELTALDAWVLGQRERAQFSEADRREILRQVNDRYITDYINQWQKVLADLDVQTLDSPEQALNMLTDITGNDQPFQRVLTMVNDNTRLRKLAEDNNDTAQGINTRIGRPFMTINAALSGRGEQGPLVQEVNQKLTDLYHYLDQIVNATDPGQAALKAVQARQGNKFADPVFALQQYARGLPAPLDRWVGQLAGESASLVTGLAMSSLNQEWLDKVVTPFNEKLADRYPFNSSSDKDVPLSEMESFFMTGGTLDSFYQTNLKSMIDGGMLEGENASPLQAEWVKQLERADRIRQTLFNAQGSLEVHFVVEPLELTANKRRSVLNLDGQLLEYSHGRRQKTPLVWPNSMRDGAESKLTLVPDDRERSPRSLSFTGPWAMFRLLNSDQLTQVNDNTFDVRFSLEQGAMTYRVYTDASHNPFAGGLFSQFRLPESLY; encoded by the coding sequence ATGTTTAAAACAATCGTTACCTTTCTGCGGCAGCAACTGCCGAAACTGAAACCTTCCTGGCTGCTGCTGGGCGCGATATTGTGGGTCGTCGCATTGGGGCTGGCGTGGTGGCTGGGGCCGCGGTTGACGCTGGGCGAGATGCGTCCATTGCAAAGCGTTTGGGCGCGGGTGGTATTTACCCTGATCTGGCTGTGGCTGGCCTTTTGCTATAGCGCCTGGCGAGTTTGGCGCCGCGTTCGGCAATGGGATTTGGCGCATCGTAAACAGCAGACGATCAAACAGGACCCGCTACAGGTTTATGTCGATAGCCAGCAGACCTTTCTCGATCGCTGGCTGGCGGCATTTCAAGCCCAGTTCGGCAAAAGGGCGCTCTACGCCATGCCGTGGTATCTGACGATCGGGTTGGCGGGCAGCGGAAAAAGCAGCCTGATCAACCGGGCCAATCCTGCGAATAAACTGAATCCGAAGCTGGATGCGGAACTGCGTGAATACGCGGACGATCAGCAGGTTAGCAGTTGGGTTGGAGAATCGGCGGTGATCTGGGACCCAAGCGGTCAACTGTTTGCCCAGCCAAAATCGGATGACGATCCTGCCGAACGTCGCTATGCCCGGTTATGGCAACATCTATTGCAGTGGCTGAACCTGAATCGCCACCGTCAGCCGCTCAACGGCGTGGTGCTGACGCTTGATATTGCGTGGCTGGCCCAGGCGGGCGTAGCGGAGCGTAAAGCCTATGCCCAGGTGATGAAGGCTCGCTTGCAGGAAGTAGCAGCGATCATCAATACCCGCCTGCCGCTCTACGTCACGCTGACCCGTCTGGATATGCTGAGCGGATTCGACAGGGTGTATCGCCAGTTGAACCGGGAGGCGCGCCAGGCCGTACTGGGGGTGACGTTTACGCTAGAGGCCAGTCATGGCAAAGATTGGCTGGAGGAGCTGACGCTTTTCTGGGATGAGTGGGTGACACATTTGAACGACAATCTGCCGGAAATGTTGTTGTCCCAGTCCGACCGCAGCGTGCGTAATAGCGTGTTCGCCTTTGTACGCCAGTTGGCCGGGCTGAAAGATTACGTGGTGGACGTGCTGACGGAAACGTTGGCGAACGGTGAAGCGCAATTTATAGTACGCGGCGTTTACGCCAGCTCCGTGTATCAGCAGGGCGTTCCCTTTGATGCGTTCGCCCAGTCAGCTTCCCGGCGTTATCAATTACCGGAGCCGGTCAATTCCGCTCTGCGCGGCGAATCCAATACCTTTTTTGTGCAACGTCTGTTTTCAAACGTCATTTTCCCGGAAGCGGGTCTGGCCGGTGAAAACCGGTTGCACCGTCTTTATCGCCGACGTCGGCTCGGTATCGGCTTGGGTTGCATGATGGCGGCCAGTTTGATGCTGATTGGCGGATGGCACTATTTTTACCGCGTCAATGAAGAGGCCGGACGCAATGTGCTGACCAAGGCACAAGCGTTTATTGGCACCAATGAACTGGAAGGGCAGCCGGGTTTTGGCTATCAGCAATTGCCGCGTCTCAACCTGATTCGCGATGCCACCTTATCATTCGGTAATTATCATGAGCGTACGCCGCTGCTGGCCGATCTCGGTCTTTATCAGGGCGACGAGATCGGGCCTTATGTGGAAGGTTCCTACCTGCAAATGCTTAATCAGCGTTTCTTGCCCGCGGTGATGCAAGGATTGCTGGAGGATCTGAATCAGGCGCCGGCCAACAGTGAGCAAAAGCTGACCATTCTGCGGGTGATGCGGATGCTGGATGATGCGTCCGGCCGTAACAAGGCGCTGGTGGAGCAGTTTATGGCGCAGCGCTGGCAACGGGCGTTTCCGGGGCAAGGCAGGGTGCAGGAGCAACTGATGCGGCATCTGGATTATGCGCTGGATCGCACCGATTGGCATCAGGCCCGTGAGCGGAGAGACGCGGTGGCTATCGAAACGTTCGCCCCGTTCAGCGACCCGATTGCCCGCGCTCAGCGGGAACTGAGCAAACTGCCTTTGTATCAGCGGGTGTACCAGAGTCTGGTGATGAAGGCGGCGCAGGCACTGCCGCCGGATTTAGCGATCCGTGATGAAGTCGGGCCGACCTTTGATCCGGTGTTTTCCCCGCGCAGCGACAAGGCGGGGTATGTGCCGCGCCTGCTGACCTATCCCGGTTTCAGCAATTATTATCTCAAACAGGATAAGGCGTTGCTGGAACTGACGGCGCTGGATGCCTGGGTGCTGGGTCAGCGAGAACGCGCACAGTTCAGCGAGGCGGATCGCCGGGAGATTTTGCGCCAGGTGAATGACCGTTACATCACCGATTACATCAACCAGTGGCAGAAGGTGCTGGCCGACCTTGATGTACAGACGCTCGACAGCCCGGAACAGGCACTGAATATGTTGACCGACATTACCGGCAACGATCAACCGTTCCAGCGTGTGCTGACCATGGTGAACGACAACACACGTCTCCGCAAACTGGCGGAGGACAATAACGATACGGCGCAGGGGATCAATACCCGCATTGGTCGCCCGTTCATGACGATTAACGCGGCGCTGAGCGGCCGGGGCGAGCAAGGACCGCTGGTACAGGAGGTCAACCAGAAACTGACCGATCTCTACCATTACCTTGACCAGATCGTGAACGCGACCGATCCCGGTCAGGCGGCGTTGAAAGCGGTACAGGCCAGGCAGGGCAATAAATTCGCCGATCCGGTGTTTGCGTTGCAGCAGTACGCCCGTGGTCTTCCCGCGCCGTTGGATCGTTGGGTCGGTCAGTTGGCGGGAGAAAGCGCCAGTCTGGTGACCGGCCTGGCGATGTCGTCGCTGAATCAGGAGTGGCTGGACAAAGTCGTGACGCCATTCAACGAAAAGCTGGCGGATCGCTATCCGTTCAATTCCTCGTCTGACAAGGATGTGCCGCTGTCGGAAATGGAGAGCTTCTTTATGACCGGCGGTACGCTGGATAGCTTCTATCAGACCAACCTCAAATCAATGATCGACGGCGGCATGCTGGAAGGGGAAAACGCGTCGCCGTTACAGGCGGAATGGGTGAAACAGTTGGAACGCGCCGATCGCATCCGCCAAACCCTGTTCAATGCGCAGGGCAGTCTGGAGGTGCATTTTGTGGTGGAACCACTGGAACTGACGGCCAATAAACGCCGCAGCGTGTTGAATCTGGACGGGCAGTTGCTGGAATACAGCCACGGCCGTCGCCAGAAGACCCCGCTGGTGTGGCCGAACAGTATGCGTGACGGCGCTGAAAGCAAGCTGACGCTGGTGCCGGATGACCGGGAACGTTCGCCGCGTAGCCTGAGTTTTACCGGGCCGTGGGCCATGTTCCGTCTGCTCAATAGTGACCAACTGACTCAGGTCAACGACAACACCTTCGATGTGCGTTTCTCGCTGGAGCAGGGGGCGATGACGTATCGCGTCTATACCGATGCCAGCCATAACCCGTTTGCCGGTGGTCTGTTCAGCCAGTTCAGGCTGCCTGAATCTCTCTATTAA